Proteins from a single region of Apium graveolens cultivar Ventura chromosome 7, ASM990537v1, whole genome shotgun sequence:
- the LOC141670544 gene encoding uncharacterized protein LOC141670544: MSSPALILVQDHEPDQSSFSPSSNSRRSSCRTLSPPSSPSFSSSNSSVKSFSVDENVLNSNHYPFSPRTPLHFPGQVPFSWEQIPGIPKNKQLSKTLNITQLPPPPAAANQKLKTAQKKPYISPHASFQKDPFFAAFLECSKDSEQHGSIGNYWKISRVTKTLTNRLGFISMHTNISCKNTCAVSDSISSHHTYNISTRRSL; the protein is encoded by the coding sequence ATGTCTTCCCCTGCACTAATTCTCGTTCAAGATCATGAGCCAGATCAATCCTCATTCTCTCCTTCCTCTAATTCTCGTCGATCGTCTTGTCGAACGCTTTCTCCCCCGTCCTCTCCGTCCTTCTCGTCGTCAAATTCTTCTGTAAAATCATTCTCAGTCGACGAAAATGTTCTGAATTCGAATCATTATCCTTTTAGCCCTAGAACTCCTCTGCATTTTCCGGGACAAGTTCCGTTTTCATGGGAACAAATCCCCGGGATCCCGAAAAACAAACAACTCTCGAAAACACTCAACATCACTCAACTCCCACCACCTCCTGCAGCTGCAAATCAAAAACTCAAAACAGCTCAAAAGAAACCCTACATTTCTCCACATGCCAGTTTCCAAAAAGACCCTTTTTTCGCAGCATTTCTCGAGTGTTCCAAAGACAGTGAACAGCATGGCAGCATTGGTAATTACTGGAAAATTTCAAGGGTAACAAAGACTTTAACCAACCGGTTAGGGTTCATCAGCATGCACACTAACATTTCTTGCAAAAACACTTGTGCAGTCTCCGATTCTATATCATCACATCATACATACAATATTAGTACTCGCCGTTCACTTTAA